From a single Ornithodoros turicata isolate Travis chromosome 8, ASM3712646v1, whole genome shotgun sequence genomic region:
- the LOC135366680 gene encoding sodium/nucleoside cotransporter 2-like, with translation MSTKTPRSASGTKKQSKKRKRKHSKGSKLSETQQDIATEQARPAEEPPKPEKKFSIAIQESSTTRNADQIPSEQTTQVGGQQLLSPMCPEASTIDLTTRRPSHLSEQIGEASAVEAPTQMFSTTVAQKETTTGGPATETTRPLLSLSPPSTAVDTARGIELTPSPVKDAVTSDLDKREPSASARVPSEDRVPVLRGLRRNCAKTVLVILYHVYLVVGISNTWSRTVSWCNNIKFLTAATVAAYLFLAVSAALQRWVIAPFEGAAMEDNARLRTKEVQLSGGPTSVSMTHPVFYGSVAVVGCCLLLLDIMGNPYRLQSLGGLLVQLSVGYFCSYNRDSIPWIQVMRCIQAQYIVSIAALRWNIGQLILNCVSQKVETFLELARGSSEFVFGYLATGINMTTVLGDFAEGHNVTDVKPAFIFNTISTVFYVSFFVNVMCYYGLIQAVIARMAVILRATTASTPCESTSVAANIFLGTIEAPSMIYPYLPTLTKSELHTVMAGGFTNIAATVLAAYVTLGIETNHLLVASAMSAPAAIACSKILYPETDEVDNQSTDFNPAQGKEQSVFEAASNAVLAALGMMGSVAASSIALLALLAFFDQALYYVLDNIDMEAVTLEELLGWTLAPLAMAMGVPWHDCIKVGQLVGIKVLGNEFIAYLKLIGMQAELQERSVAIATYALCGFGSLGSIGIMMGGLGALCNDRIDDITQLGFRAMWAGSMASFMTASVVGSIIS, from the exons ATTCCATCCGAGCAGACCACTCAAGTGGGAGGGCAGCAGCTTTTATCTCCGATGTGCCCAGAAGCGTCCACCATAGACCTAACGACACGCCGACCGTCGCATCTGTCTGAGCAGATTGGGGAAGCATCTGCCGTAGAAGCACCAACGCAAATGTTCTCCACTACAGTAGCTCagaaagaaacgacgacgggAGGACCGGCGACGGAGACCACGAGACCCCTACTGTCTCTTTCTCCCCCAAGTACAGCTGTCGACACCGCTAGGGGCATTGAATTGACACCATCTCCAGTAAAAGATGCCGTAACGTCCGATCTTGACAAACGAGAGCCGTCAGCCTCTGCCAGGGTGCCTTCCGAAGACAGGGTACCTGTTCTTCGTGGTTTGCGGAGAAATTGCGCGAAGACAGTCCTTGTGATCCTCTATCACGTCTACTTAGTGGTCGGAATCTCCAACACATGGAGCCGAACTGTGTCGTGGTGTAACAATATCAAATTTCTAACTGCTGCAACGGTAGCTGCGTATTTGTTCTTGGCGGTTTCTGCTGCACTCCAGCGCTGGGTGATTGCGCCGTTCGAGGGTGCAGCGATGGAGGACAACGCTCGCCTCAGGACGAAAGAAGTTCAGCTATCTGGGGGACCTACCTCCGTGTCGATGAC GCATCCAGTTTTCTACGGAAGTGTAGCTGTCGTTGGCTGCTGTTTGCTTCTTCTGGACATCATGGGAAATCCATATCGTCTGCAATCTCTGGGGGGCCTTCTAGTCCAGCTATCTGTTGGGTATTTCTGCTCCTACAACAGAGATTCT ATACCCTGGATCCAAGTGATGCGCTGTATTCAGGCACAGTACATAGTCTCCATCGCCGCTCTGCGGTGGAATATCGGCCAGCTCATACTAAACTGTGTCTCTCAGAAG GTAGAAACGTTTCTGGAGCTCGCCCGTGGCAGTTCCGAGTTTGTTTTCGGCTACTTGGCCACAGGAATCAATATGACAACGGTTCTGGGAGACTTCGCCGAAGGACACAATGTCACAGATGTTAAGCCAGCTTTTATCTTCAAT ACCATATCAACGGTGTTCTACGTCAGCTTCTTCGTGAACGTCATGTGTTACTACGGGTTAATACAGGCCGTCATTGCACGGATGGCGGTCATTCTGAGAGCCACCACGGCTTCCACACCCTGCGAGTCCACGAGTGTTGCGGCCAACATATTTCTCGGGACG ATCGAAGCCCCTTCAATGATATACCCGTACCTTCCAACATTAACCAAGTCAGAGCTGCATACTGTCATGGCGGGAGGATTCACCAATATTGCGGCGACTGTGTTGGCAGCTTATGTTACCCTTGGC ATCGAAACTAATCATCTTCTAGTAGCGTCAGCGATGAGTGCGCCAGCAGCCATCGCATGTTCCAAGATACTCTACCCAGAGACCGACGAAGTCGACAACCAGAGTACAGACTTCAATCCCGCGCAAGG GAAGGAACAGAGCGTCTTTGAAGCCGCCTCCAATGCTGTCCTGGCTGCCCTCGGCATGATGGGAAGCGTCGCTGCCAGTAGCATCGCTCTCCTTGCCCTTCTCGCATTTTTCGACCAGGCCCTCTACTACGTTCTCGACAACATCGACATGGAGGCCGTCACCTTGGAA GAACTCCTCGGATGGACGTTAGCACCGCTGGCTATGGCGATGGGAGTTCCCTGGCATGACTGCATTAAGGTGGGACAGCTCGTCGGAATCAAAGTACTCGGCAATGAATTTATCGCCTACCTGAAACTGATTGGGATGCAAGCTGAGCTACAG GAGCGCTCGGTTGCCATAGCTACGTATGCCTTATGCGGTTTCGGCAGTTTGGGTTCCATCGGCATCATGATGGGAGGCCTGGGAGCGCTGTGCAATGACCGCATTGATGACATCACCCAGCTTGGTTTCCGAGCCATGTGGGCCGGTTCCATGGCTTCATTCATGACCGCTAGTGTCGTTG GGAGTATCATATCTTGA